The nucleotide window CTCCGTAGGAGTGGCCGACCAGGTGCGCGCCGTTGCCCATGAGTGTGGCGATGTCCTCGGCGTCGCGCAGGAAGTCCTCACCGTCGGCCGCCGGGCTGCGCCCGTAGCCGCGGCGGTCCGGCGCCAACAGGCGATAGCCCTCGTCAGCGAGCGGTCGCTGCACCTCCCACTCCTCGGCCGCGGTGGCCAGCGAACCGTGGGC belongs to Actinomycetota bacterium and includes:
- a CDS encoding alpha/beta fold hydrolase; its protein translation is MTTDTTLGTYPNTDIHVEAWGDGTSVVLAHGSLATAAEEWEVQRPLADEGYRLLAPDRRGYGRSPAADGEDFLRDAEDIATLMGNGAHLVGHSYGGLAVLFAAARRPEATRSLALLEPAAFALGGR